In a genomic window of Candidatus Competibacteraceae bacterium:
- a CDS encoding DUF4214 domain-containing protein: protein MVKYFLASGLIIGFSFAGLTAEANFGPEIRLTTVQGPSVFPRLAAANGMLHSAWTEFVYPNYEPEVYYIRSPDNGITWTAPVNLSNAAGRNDALPLIAVAGNNVYVAWTADPVSGEVYFRRSPDGGATWQPPQQLSNSSNGYSHATDLWVDRFGNLHLGYYDSRNVGYGQIYHRMSCDGGQSWTPEQNVTQNDGIADSEYPRLGQLPSGNLYLIFRSTRAGRPQQGWPPSSLFGVRSVALGCPGGASWLYPAQALSPLYPEEYAAIYSPTLLTTSDGRLAVAYWDRTRGTNVTFRRGAPENQGWEAPIALTGFSLNQPEADSNAEGLAPSLAEAPGLGLYAAFQQTTGTVEGFATGPILYTSSNDGVAWAAPSQVPTRADTMHPQMIFHKNKLHFVWADFRNAAEGSFGSEIYYRSFTVVASTAATDLIRHYYQFILGRSPDSGGLTYWQGETTRLEGLGVDTQEAFRVMAGWFFTSAEYLAKNTDNNQYVIELYRTFFSREPDGGGLAYWSGQLAAGLPRSVILFSFMFSPEFGSYMKGLLGDTTSRGEVYAVVDFYRGFLNRLPDSSGFQYWLGRFRGAQCSGAAAVNAEVDTISRQFLASAEYTSRNRSNSDYVADLYYAFLRRGGDLSGFNHWVNQLNTGSQTREQVRVDFLRSPEFQSRVTQIINQGCLR from the coding sequence ATGGTCAAGTACTTTTTAGCAAGCGGCCTGATAATCGGCTTCTCGTTTGCCGGCCTTACGGCCGAAGCTAATTTTGGTCCGGAAATTAGACTTACAACCGTTCAAGGCCCTTCAGTTTTTCCACGCCTTGCGGCGGCGAATGGGATGCTGCATTCGGCGTGGACTGAATTCGTTTATCCTAATTATGAACCAGAAGTTTATTATATTCGAAGCCCTGACAATGGTATTACATGGACCGCTCCAGTCAATCTTAGCAATGCGGCCGGCCGTAACGATGCATTGCCTTTAATCGCCGTTGCCGGTAACAATGTTTATGTGGCTTGGACCGCTGATCCTGTTAGCGGTGAAGTTTATTTCAGGCGCAGCCCCGACGGTGGTGCAACTTGGCAGCCTCCCCAACAACTCAGTAATTCCAGCAATGGTTATTCGCACGCTACGGATTTATGGGTGGACCGCTTCGGTAACCTGCATTTGGGTTATTACGACAGCCGTAATGTCGGTTATGGCCAGATTTACCATCGGATGAGTTGTGATGGCGGGCAATCGTGGACACCAGAACAAAATGTCACACAAAATGATGGAATTGCTGATAGTGAGTACCCACGGCTCGGACAATTGCCCAGCGGTAATTTGTATTTGATTTTCCGTAGTACCCGCGCGGGCCGGCCACAACAAGGTTGGCCGCCGTCTTCACTCTTTGGAGTGCGATCCGTTGCGCTGGGATGTCCGGGAGGGGCGAGCTGGCTTTATCCCGCTCAAGCGCTGTCGCCTCTTTACCCGGAAGAATATGCCGCCATCTATTCACCCACTTTATTGACCACCAGCGACGGACGTCTGGCCGTAGCGTACTGGGATCGCACGCGGGGCACCAACGTAACCTTCCGGCGCGGAGCGCCCGAAAATCAAGGTTGGGAAGCTCCCATCGCCCTGACTGGATTTTCCCTTAACCAACCGGAAGCAGACAGCAACGCCGAAGGCCTGGCGCCTTCCTTGGCGGAAGCGCCAGGCCTGGGGTTGTATGCCGCTTTCCAACAAACGACCGGTACGGTCGAGGGTTTTGCCACAGGACCCATACTGTATACCAGCAGCAACGATGGCGTTGCTTGGGCGGCCCCCAGTCAAGTGCCGACGCGCGCCGATACCATGCACCCCCAAATGATTTTTCACAAAAATAAGCTGCATTTTGTTTGGGCTGACTTCAGAAATGCGGCGGAGGGGTCTTTTGGTTCGGAAATTTATTATCGCTCTTTCACGGTGGTTGCTTCGACTGCCGCAACAGATCTAATCCGGCATTACTACCAATTTATTCTCGGGCGCAGTCCAGATTCAGGGGGTTTGACCTACTGGCAGGGTGAGACCACTCGTTTGGAAGGGCTGGGGGTGGACACTCAGGAAGCCTTTCGGGTCATGGCGGGCTGGTTTTTTACCAGCGCTGAATATCTTGCTAAGAATACAGATAATAATCAATATGTTATAGAATTATATCGCACTTTTTTCAGCCGCGAACCCGATGGTGGCGGTCTGGCTTATTGGAGCGGCCAACTGGCCGCCGGATTGCCGCGTAGCGTGATTCTCTTTTCTTTTATGTTCTCGCCGGAATTTGGCAGCTACATGAAAGGGTTGCTGGGTGATACCACCAGCCGGGGTGAGGTTTATGCGGTAGTGGATTTTTACCGGGGTTTTCTTAACCGATTGCCGGACAGCAGTGGATTTCAATATTGGTTAGGCCGTTTCCGCGGCGCGCAATGTTCGGGAGCGGCGGCGGTAAACGCCGAAGTCGATACCATTTCGCGCCAGTTTCTGGCCAGCGCTGAATATACTAGCCGCAACCGGAGCAATTCGGATTATGTGGCTGATCTTTACTACGCCTTTTTACGCCGGGGCGGAGATCTGAGCGGTTTTAACCACTGGGTGAACCAATTGAATACGGGTAGCCAAACTCGCGAGCAGGTGCGTGTGGATTTTCTGCGCTCTCCTGAATTCCAAAGTCGGGTCACGCAGATCATCAATCAAGGCTGTTTAAGATAG
- a CDS encoding DUF4214 domain-containing protein translates to MSNFDHQRFPRRLNLGCGFDHREAYLNVDLNEFHKPDLVADVCELTMLPSGYYEEIIAQDVLEHLPRTSTSKALREWNRLLQVGGRLYLRVPSLEALASLFQQSNSFERHAELMHFLFGTQAYTGDFHLTSFTQLLLEGYLRQAGFQPETITILHDWLFDASAKKISALIPDSLEQGKKKLFEISEPRDFVAAAYRLLLRREPDSEGQAFFLDGLRAGHLEYAQVVAIIEGSPEYHQLQSAPSVLNSIENSAADSQSH, encoded by the coding sequence ATGAGCAACTTCGATCACCAGCGTTTCCCCCGTCGCTTGAACCTGGGTTGTGGTTTCGATCATCGAGAAGCTTATCTCAACGTCGATCTGAATGAATTTCACAAGCCGGATTTGGTCGCCGACGTCTGCGAACTGACGATGCTACCGAGCGGTTACTATGAGGAAATCATCGCCCAAGACGTTCTCGAACACCTACCGCGAACTTCGACCAGTAAGGCGCTACGCGAATGGAACCGCTTGTTGCAAGTGGGCGGCCGACTTTATCTACGGGTGCCCAGCCTTGAAGCGTTGGCGTCGCTATTTCAGCAAAGCAACAGCTTCGAACGCCATGCCGAACTGATGCATTTTTTGTTTGGAACCCAAGCCTATACCGGCGACTTTCATCTTACTAGCTTTACCCAATTATTACTGGAAGGCTATCTGAGGCAAGCGGGCTTTCAACCCGAAACAATAACCATTCTGCACGATTGGCTGTTTGATGCATCCGCTAAAAAAATTTCTGCTTTAATTCCTGACAGCCTTGAACAAGGGAAAAAGAAGCTTTTTGAAATCAGTGAGCCACGCGACTTTGTTGCAGCCGCCTACCGTTTGCTGCTGAGGCGCGAGCCAGATTCTGAAGGCCAAGCATTTTTTCTGGACGGGTTGCGGGCAGGTCATTTGGAGTACGCTCAAGTGGTGGCGATCATTGAAGGCTCACCCGAGTACCATCAACTTCAATCCGCTCCCAGCGTGCTGAATTCCATCGAGAACTCAGCCGCGGATAGCCAATCCCACTGA
- a CDS encoding glycosyltransferase family 4 protein — protein MKIAVVAPCPQPFIVGGAEKLWWGLVRHLNENTVHQADIIKLPSPEADFWSLMDSYQRFSLLRLDGFDLVITGKYPAWMIEHPRHVCYMLHRLRGLYDAYPGSALAARSSYPSAIQQVLALLDSNPGQREILPELFGRLEDIAAVEGDAKAVLSFPGPISRAVVHFLDNVALDPSRIVRYASIAHTVARREDYFPKNTEVAVAHPPSNLAVAPGHDFQYFFTVSRLDGPKRVGLLIEAMRHVKTDIKLLIAGVGPEENRLNALAKDDPRINLLGFQSDAQLARLYQNALAVPFVPYQEDYGLVTVEAMLAAKAVVTVQDSGGPTELVRDGENGLVVEATPQALGRALNQLASNPAFAKSLGTQGHQDAQRITWAAVADALLDLPEPSTQSRVARPARTPAGKLVVVVTFSIFPPRHGGQNRVYNLYRHLAAAFDIVIIALTDPHVPASDTEIAPGLREIRIPKTPDQARREAKLQERFAIPITDIAASQFYRSTPLLLDTIQKEAQDATALVACHPYLFPALAEIEGKPIWYEAQDIEFQLKGQVFASQKDGPALVAQVRELEHDCCRAAQFILTCSKEDASVLAHTFDIPSHKFIVTPNGTNCDEIQYADGIARQRFKQRLGGGKQPFVLFMGSGHHPNIEAVGEIFKIAATLPKIIFLIVGNVGYAFDPMLKPENVWLLGEITETSRKIILELADIALNPMLAGSGTNLKMLDYFAAGIPVISTATGARGLDVRDEDHLLIRPIEAMAATIESCLSQPEHMARITQTARKHVEEYFDWRAIAEKVMLSIKNAPRPSSSHGNSTDAPSGIAPTYSP, from the coding sequence ATGAAAATCGCCGTTGTCGCTCCTTGCCCGCAACCCTTTATTGTGGGAGGCGCTGAAAAACTCTGGTGGGGTCTGGTACGCCACCTCAACGAGAACACCGTCCATCAGGCCGATATCATCAAGCTTCCCAGCCCGGAAGCGGATTTCTGGTCGCTGATGGACAGCTACCAGCGGTTCAGCCTACTCCGCCTGGACGGCTTCGATCTGGTCATCACCGGCAAATATCCGGCGTGGATGATCGAGCATCCCCGTCACGTCTGTTACATGCTCCATCGTTTGCGGGGGCTTTACGATGCGTATCCGGGCTCCGCGCTGGCGGCCCGATCGAGCTATCCGAGCGCCATACAACAGGTGTTGGCCCTGTTGGACAGCAACCCCGGACAGCGGGAAATCTTGCCCGAACTGTTTGGCCGGCTGGAAGACATCGCCGCTGTGGAGGGAGACGCCAAAGCCGTTCTCAGCTTCCCTGGACCCATCAGCCGCGCGGTGGTGCATTTTTTGGATAACGTCGCGCTGGACCCGAGCCGGATCGTCCGCTATGCGAGCATCGCTCACACCGTGGCGCGGCGTGAGGATTACTTCCCGAAAAATACCGAAGTAGCGGTCGCCCATCCGCCCAGCAATCTGGCGGTGGCTCCGGGTCATGATTTTCAATACTTCTTCACGGTCAGCCGCCTGGATGGTCCCAAGCGCGTCGGTCTGCTCATCGAGGCCATGCGCCACGTCAAGACCGACATCAAGCTTTTGATCGCCGGCGTCGGGCCAGAGGAGAACCGGTTGAACGCATTGGCCAAGGACGACCCACGCATCAACCTGTTAGGCTTTCAAAGCGACGCCCAACTGGCGCGGCTTTATCAAAACGCGCTGGCGGTGCCCTTTGTTCCTTATCAAGAAGATTACGGGCTGGTAACCGTGGAAGCCATGCTGGCCGCCAAAGCCGTCGTGACCGTGCAAGATTCGGGCGGGCCGACAGAGCTGGTGCGCGACGGCGAAAACGGTTTGGTCGTGGAAGCCACCCCACAAGCCTTGGGCCGTGCCTTGAACCAACTGGCAAGCAATCCAGCGTTCGCTAAATCGTTAGGTACCCAAGGCCACCAGGACGCGCAAAGAATCACCTGGGCCGCGGTCGCCGATGCGTTGCTGGATTTACCGGAACCCAGCACACAGTCCCGTGTTGCGCGCCCTGCCCGAACGCCTGCGGGCAAATTGGTGGTGGTCGTCACTTTTTCTATTTTTCCGCCGCGACACGGCGGTCAAAATCGAGTTTACAATCTCTATCGTCATTTGGCCGCCGCCTTCGATATCGTCATCATCGCCTTGACCGATCCGCACGTTCCAGCATCCGATACCGAAATTGCGCCTGGATTGCGGGAAATTCGGATCCCCAAAACGCCCGATCAAGCCCGGCGGGAGGCCAAGCTGCAAGAGCGTTTTGCCATTCCCATCACCGACATTGCCGCCAGTCAATTTTATCGCTCTACGCCGCTGCTGCTCGACACCATCCAAAAGGAAGCACAAGACGCCACCGCGCTGGTGGCTTGCCATCCCTATTTGTTTCCAGCGTTGGCGGAAATCGAAGGGAAGCCGATTTGGTATGAGGCCCAAGACATCGAGTTTCAACTCAAAGGTCAAGTCTTTGCTTCGCAAAAAGACGGCCCGGCGTTGGTGGCTCAAGTTCGAGAATTGGAGCACGATTGCTGTAGGGCAGCACAATTCATCTTGACTTGCTCGAAAGAAGACGCTTCCGTTTTAGCCCATACGTTCGACATTCCCTCGCACAAATTTATCGTGACTCCGAACGGCACCAACTGTGACGAAATTCAGTATGCCGATGGGATAGCCAGACAGCGTTTTAAACAACGCTTGGGTGGCGGCAAGCAGCCGTTCGTTTTGTTCATGGGCAGCGGACATCATCCCAACATCGAAGCCGTCGGCGAGATTTTTAAAATTGCCGCGACATTGCCAAAAATCATATTTCTGATCGTCGGTAACGTCGGTTATGCTTTCGATCCCATGCTCAAGCCGGAAAATGTGTGGTTGTTGGGCGAAATCACCGAAACCAGCCGCAAGATCATCCTGGAGTTAGCGGATATCGCCTTGAATCCCATGCTGGCCGGATCGGGAACCAATCTCAAAATGCTAGATTACTTTGCCGCTGGGATTCCGGTGATTTCCACGGCCACCGGCGCGCGCGGTCTTGACGTGCGAGACGAAGACCACCTTCTGATCCGACCCATCGAAGCAATGGCCGCCACTATAGAAAGCTGTCTTTCTCAACCTGAACACATGGCTCGTATCACTCAAACGGCCAGAAAGCATGTCGAAGAATATTTCGATTGGCGCGCAATAGCCGAGAAAGTCATGCTGAGCATCAAAAATGCCCCTCGGCCCAGCAGCTCCCACGGCAACTCGACAGACGCTCCGTCGGGCATCGCTCCCACTTACAGTCCTTAA